Genomic segment of Candidatus Protochlamydia amoebophila UWE25:
TATTAACATATTTCCAGCTTTCCATTTTTTTAATAAAATCTTCTAAAAAAGTTTTACGATCAATATTCAGTCATACTTTATGATTATTTTCTACTGGTTTAAAATTCCTTTTTCATTAAAAGATTTTTTATCAATATATCAATACTTGTCACTCTTTTCTCAAACCATGATCCTTATCACTTAAATCTAAAGGTTGCCAATTGACAAACAAGCCGTTTTAGACGCTAGTATACACGATATTCTGTCAAGACGGGTGCTATTTTATCAGATGTGCAGCTTGAATCCCCTGAACTTTTGATACATCTTTTGAAACTAAATTTCTTGTTTTTTCTAAAAAATAGAAAATAGGCTACTAAAAAATCGTTTTTATGTGGATGGAAATAGAATCAAACTATACGTTTAATAGACCTTTGGCTAGCTCCCTTTCAGGGAAACCTATACTCAGTGCAGCATCAAGAAAGCGTTATCAAAGAGAAAGATTTCTTGCTGTAAAAGTTGGTTCTGATACCATGGTTCCGTTTTATTCCCAAGGGACATTCAATACGGATTTGTTTAATCTATGGCTAGAACAATTTTTAATTCCAGAATTAAGACCTAGCCAAGCTGGGATTTTGGACAATGCAACATTTCATCAATCTCAAAAAACAAAAGATTTAATTCAATCCGCTGGGTATCAAGTGCTTTTCTTGATGCCCTATTCACCCGACTTAAATCCAATAGAATTATTCTGGGCTAATTTAAAAAGAACGATTAGCGAAAATTTAAAAAAATTTACTTCCTTATCTGAAGCGATCGATTATTCATTTTTAGCATACTCATAACAAAAAATATAATTTTTAATTTAACCCCCTCTTTATTAACGATTTTTTAAACACTTTCAAGTTGTGTTAATATTCAAAATAATGCGAGAGAAACATTTTTGTAAAAATCAATGAAATTTTTATAAGTTAAACCCTTTAACATCACTCTATGTTTAAGACTATTGTTTCTTGTATTACTAAATCAGTACTTTAGGTTAACTAGAGGTACTGAATTTGTTCCTATTTTGTTGAAAATTTTAGGAACGATAATCTTTGAACATCTTTTTTATTTCTTCTTTTAGTTACTTTTGCAAGATTTTCTAAAAATTGGGAGCTTGAGGATCCGAAAGATTACACTAACTTTGATGATTTAAAAGATGTTCTACGATAGGTACATAACCATCGATTACAGTTTGATATAAAGATGTAAATCTATTTAAAACTTTTACACAGAGATCTAGTTTATTATAGGAAATTAAAACCTTGACCATTTTAACATTCCCCATAACTCCACAGATAATCTGATCGCTATTAGGACCAATCATTAAAACTTTTTGGTTGGCTTGAGCTGTTAGATTTTCTAAGGCAGGAGGCATACAAGGTAATTTTGTAGAAAGCTGATTTCCAGATTCCAAGGAACTTATCTGCTTGCATGCCTATTTTCTTCTAAGATTAAAAATTGTCAATAGTTTT
This window contains:
- a CDS encoding transposase, whose product is MWMEIESNYTFNRPLASSLSGKPILSAASRKRYQRERFLAVKVGSDTMVPFYSQGTFNTDLFNLWLEQFLIPELRPSQAGILDNATFHQSQKTKDLIQSAGYQVLFLMPYSPDLNPIELFWANLKRTISENLKKFTSLSEAIDYSFLAYS